A stretch of the Synechocystis sp. PCC 7338 genome encodes the following:
- a CDS encoding type II toxin-antitoxin system Phd/YefM family antitoxin: METINYQQFSEKLPTLVEKIGNEQEPLCLELPNSLRAVIISEQDYRSLMETVYLLSNPVNAEKLLTAASRSIDQATSWTKVKNDLGL, from the coding sequence ATGGAAACCATTAATTATCAACAATTCTCTGAAAAACTGCCCACTTTGGTAGAAAAGATAGGTAATGAGCAAGAGCCTCTCTGTCTAGAGCTTCCGAATTCTTTACGAGCTGTTATTATATCTGAGCAAGATTACCGTAGTTTGATGGAAACTGTTTATCTGTTGAGTAACCCTGTTAATGCTGAAAAGTTATTAACTGCCGCTAGTCGATCAATTGATCAAGCTACATCGTGGACAAAAGTAAAAAATGACTTAGGATTATGA
- the fghA gene encoding S-formylglutathione hydrolase: MERLEHHASFGGWQSVYRHHSAVLNCAMNVAIYLPPQATSQRCPVLYWLSGLTCTEQNAITKAGLQQHAAKHGLIIVAPDTSPRGEGIVDSEDYDLGIGASFYLNATQPSWAAHYRMYDYVVQELPIWVEDNFPATDARSIFGHSMGGHGALVIALRNPGRYRSVSAFAPIVAPTQVPWGQKAFRTYLGDDQLSWQPWDTCALIKSAPERFPLLVDYGDADQFLATQLRPELLQAACEAANHPLTLRLQPSYDHSYYFIASFMGEHIDWHGAALLD, translated from the coding sequence ATGGAACGATTAGAACACCATGCCAGCTTTGGCGGTTGGCAAAGCGTTTATCGCCATCACAGTGCCGTGCTCAATTGCGCCATGAACGTTGCCATTTATCTTCCTCCTCAAGCTACTAGTCAACGTTGCCCAGTTTTGTACTGGCTGTCGGGCCTCACCTGCACGGAACAAAATGCCATTACTAAAGCCGGTCTACAGCAACACGCTGCTAAGCATGGACTAATTATTGTGGCGCCGGACACCAGTCCCCGGGGTGAGGGCATAGTTGACTCTGAAGATTATGACTTGGGTATAGGGGCCAGTTTCTATCTCAATGCCACCCAACCGTCTTGGGCTGCCCATTACCGTATGTATGATTATGTGGTGCAAGAACTGCCGATATGGGTTGAAGATAATTTTCCCGCCACCGATGCCCGGAGTATTTTTGGCCATTCCATGGGGGGTCATGGCGCCCTGGTCATTGCCCTGCGTAATCCTGGTCGCTATCGCAGTGTTTCAGCCTTTGCTCCCATTGTTGCCCCCACCCAGGTGCCTTGGGGACAAAAGGCTTTCAGGACTTACCTTGGGGATGACCAGTTAAGCTGGCAACCGTGGGATACCTGTGCTCTGATTAAATCCGCCCCGGAGCGGTTCCCCCTTTTGGTGGACTATGGGGACGCCGATCAATTCCTCGCCACCCAACTGCGGCCAGAATTACTCCAAGCGGCTTGCGAGGCGGCTAACCATCCTCTCACCCTCCGGTTGCAACCGAGCTACGACCACAGCTATTACTTCATTGCCAGCTTTATGGGTGAGCATATCGATTGGCATGGAGCGGCGTTGCTAGATTGA
- a CDS encoding PAP/fibrillin family protein, producing MDPDRQNLKQKLFALIQPLQKAKRGAPLTNRTLPANTSNQIESLVTAIETLNPNLSPLLYSPQLLDGNWLLNYSTAREIRSLDKLPLGLKVGRIYQIINVPNQSFLNQAFVYHPLGLAKGYVKVTAKFEIAKPAGAVLPDKRINVEFLERIISVQKLMGVPTPKLDPAKVVPARSPEGRIPFLEITYLDDDLRIGRGGEGSLFVLSKVVQVTP from the coding sequence ATGGATCCAGACCGTCAAAACCTAAAGCAAAAACTATTCGCACTGATTCAGCCTCTACAAAAAGCCAAGCGGGGTGCTCCCCTCACCAACCGTACTTTACCGGCAAATACTTCCAACCAAATTGAATCCCTAGTGACGGCGATTGAGACCCTCAATCCCAACCTATCTCCATTGCTATACTCACCCCAATTACTAGATGGCAATTGGTTACTAAATTACTCCACTGCTAGGGAAATTAGATCTCTAGATAAGCTGCCCCTAGGACTGAAAGTTGGCCGTATTTATCAAATTATTAACGTCCCCAATCAATCATTTCTCAATCAAGCTTTTGTTTACCATCCCCTGGGTTTAGCAAAAGGTTACGTCAAAGTAACGGCAAAGTTTGAGATTGCCAAACCGGCTGGGGCAGTCTTGCCCGATAAACGCATCAATGTGGAATTTCTTGAAAGAATAATTTCTGTGCAAAAACTAATGGGTGTGCCTACCCCCAAATTAGATCCAGCCAAAGTTGTGCCCGCCCGATCGCCGGAGGGAAGAATTCCCTTCTTAGAAATCACCTATCTTGATGACGATTTGAGAATTGGTAGGGGCGGCGAAGGTAGCCTGTTTGTTTTGTCAAAAGTGGTCCAGGTCACTCCATAG
- the bchI gene encoding magnesium chelatase ATPase subunit I, producing the protein MTATLAAPSKTRRVVFPFTAIVGQDEMKLALLLNVIDPKIGGVMIMGDRGTGKSTTIRALADLLPEIEVVANDPFNSSPSDPEMMSEEVRIRVDSQEPLAIVKKKVTMVDLPLGATEDRVCGTIDIEKALSEGVKAFEPGLLAKANRGILYVDEVNLLDDHLVDVLLDSAAGGWNTVEREGISIRHPARFVLVGSGNPEEGELRPQLLDRFGMHAEIRTVREPALRVKIVEQRTEFDQNPQPFCDHYQTEQEALQAKIVNAQNLLPQVTIDYDYRVKVSEVCAELDVDGLRGDIVTNRAAKAIAAFEGRNEVTVDDISRVIVLCLRHRLRKDPLESIDSGSKVEKVFKRVFGIVDEA; encoded by the coding sequence ATGACTGCCACCCTTGCCGCTCCCAGCAAAACCCGCCGTGTTGTTTTTCCTTTTACGGCGATCGTTGGTCAAGATGAAATGAAGTTGGCCCTGTTGCTCAATGTCATTGATCCCAAAATTGGCGGTGTGATGATCATGGGCGATCGGGGGACAGGCAAATCCACCACCATTAGGGCCTTGGCGGATTTGTTACCAGAAATTGAGGTGGTGGCTAACGATCCGTTTAACTCTTCCCCCAGCGACCCAGAAATGATGAGTGAGGAGGTACGCATCCGAGTAGATAGCCAAGAGCCCCTTGCCATTGTGAAAAAGAAAGTCACCATGGTGGACTTGCCTCTGGGGGCAACGGAGGACCGGGTGTGTGGCACCATTGACATCGAAAAAGCGCTTTCGGAAGGGGTTAAGGCCTTTGAACCGGGTCTATTGGCTAAGGCCAACCGGGGCATTTTGTATGTGGACGAAGTTAACCTGTTGGACGATCACTTAGTGGATGTGTTGTTGGACTCCGCCGCCGGGGGGTGGAATACGGTGGAGCGGGAAGGCATTTCCATTCGTCATCCAGCCCGTTTTGTGTTGGTAGGTTCCGGTAACCCTGAGGAAGGGGAATTGCGGCCCCAATTATTAGACCGATTTGGTATGCACGCTGAAATTCGCACTGTGCGGGAACCGGCCCTACGGGTAAAGATTGTGGAGCAACGGACGGAATTTGACCAAAATCCCCAACCTTTCTGTGACCATTACCAAACGGAACAGGAGGCGTTGCAGGCAAAAATTGTTAACGCCCAGAATTTACTCCCCCAGGTGACCATTGATTATGACTACCGGGTGAAAGTGTCTGAAGTTTGTGCCGAATTGGATGTGGATGGGTTACGGGGGGACATTGTTACCAACCGGGCCGCCAAGGCGATCGCCGCTTTTGAAGGGCGTAATGAGGTAACGGTGGATGACATCAGCCGGGTGATTGTACTTTGTTTGCGCCATCGTTTACGGAAAGATCCCCTGGAGTCCATTGATTCTGGCAGTAAGGTGGAAAAGGTATTTAAACGGGTTTTTGGCATTGTCGATGAGGCTTAA
- a CDS encoding GIY-YIG nuclease family protein has product MADSLPDLVDLKPLPFLTEAGEIDPSYEKRIGVYAIFDQDQTLQYVGYSRNLAISLLQHLVRQPEHCHGLKVHTIDRPDRQLLVQIQDHWLTGENPPGNGESQKLWAESINVRDYWTPEEAAAVAKSEPGDTPKLLKKIARRLEAEVLAKLEARGVAQQIRFNPKLKEQGLLDVT; this is encoded by the coding sequence ATGGCGGATTCCCTTCCCGATTTAGTCGATCTCAAACCCTTACCGTTTCTAACTGAGGCGGGGGAAATTGATCCAAGCTACGAAAAACGTATTGGGGTTTACGCCATTTTTGACCAGGATCAGACCCTGCAGTACGTGGGCTATTCCCGTAATCTAGCCATTAGCCTACTGCAACATTTGGTGCGCCAACCGGAGCATTGCCATGGTCTCAAAGTACACACCATCGACCGCCCCGATCGCCAACTGTTGGTTCAAATTCAAGATCATTGGTTAACTGGAGAAAATCCCCCTGGAAATGGTGAGAGTCAGAAACTTTGGGCTGAATCCATCAATGTCCGGGATTATTGGACTCCGGAGGAAGCCGCCGCCGTTGCCAAAAGTGAACCGGGGGATACTCCCAAGCTCCTGAAAAAAATTGCCCGTAGGCTAGAGGCAGAGGTGTTGGCCAAACTCGAAGCCAGGGGAGTGGCGCAACAAATTCGCTTCAATCCCAAGCTGAAAGAACAAGGGCTGTTGGACGTCACCTAG
- a CDS encoding cupin domain-containing protein, with the protein MKNLWQLPNPLPDQEQFDLLLENKNITLERIISTGQITPEGKWYDQDRPEWVVLLQGKAEITYDTGAVISLNQGDYLLIPARQKHRVTFTSNEPPCIWLALHFN; encoded by the coding sequence ATGAAAAACCTTTGGCAACTACCCAATCCCCTACCGGATCAAGAACAATTTGATCTGTTGCTGGAAAATAAAAATATTACTTTGGAACGAATTATTTCCACTGGGCAAATAACTCCAGAGGGGAAATGGTACGATCAAGACCGTCCAGAATGGGTAGTATTATTGCAGGGAAAAGCGGAAATAACCTACGATACCGGTGCAGTGATTAGCCTTAATCAAGGGGATTATTTGCTTATTCCGGCTCGGCAAAAACATCGGGTAACATTTACCAGTAATGAACCACCCTGCATTTGGCTAGCCTTACATTTTAATTAA
- a CDS encoding S-(hydroxymethyl)glutathione dehydrogenase/class III alcohol dehydrogenase has product MKSRAAVAFEVGQPLEIVEIDVAPPKQGEVLVKITHTGVCHTDAFTLSGNDPEGLFPVVLGHEGAGIVVEVGAGVTSVQPGDHVIPLYTAECGECLFCRSGKTNLCVSVRATQGKGVMPDGTSRFSYNGQPLHHYMGCSTFSEYTVVAEVSLAKINPEANHEHVCLLGCGVTTGIGAVHNAAKVQPGDSVAVFGLGGIGLAVMQGARQAKAGRIIAIDTNPAKFELARQMGATDCINPRDYDQPIQQVIVEMTGWGVDHSFECIGNVEVMRSALECAHRGWGQSVIIGVAGAGQEISTRPFQLVTGRRWMGTAFGGVKGRSQLPGMVEQSMRGEIELAPFVTHTMALSEINQAFDLMHEGKSIRSVIHY; this is encoded by the coding sequence ATGAAATCCCGTGCCGCCGTTGCCTTTGAAGTGGGCCAACCCTTGGAAATCGTGGAAATAGATGTGGCCCCACCTAAGCAAGGGGAAGTCTTGGTCAAGATAACCCATACCGGGGTCTGCCACACGGACGCATTCACCCTCAGCGGCAATGACCCAGAAGGGCTTTTCCCCGTGGTGCTGGGCCATGAGGGCGCAGGCATTGTGGTTGAAGTGGGGGCAGGGGTAACCAGCGTTCAACCGGGAGACCACGTTATTCCCCTCTACACTGCGGAATGTGGGGAATGTTTATTTTGTCGTTCTGGCAAAACTAATCTTTGTGTTTCAGTGCGGGCCACCCAGGGAAAAGGGGTCATGCCCGATGGCACCAGTCGCTTTTCCTACAATGGCCAACCCCTCCACCATTACATGGGTTGTAGCACCTTTAGTGAATATACCGTCGTCGCCGAAGTGTCCCTAGCGAAAATTAATCCTGAAGCCAACCACGAACATGTTTGCCTACTGGGATGCGGCGTCACCACGGGCATCGGTGCTGTACACAATGCCGCCAAAGTGCAACCGGGGGACTCAGTGGCAGTGTTTGGCCTCGGGGGCATTGGCCTTGCGGTGATGCAGGGAGCTCGTCAGGCTAAAGCGGGCCGCATCATTGCCATCGACACCAATCCGGCTAAATTTGAGCTTGCCAGGCAAATGGGGGCCACCGACTGTATTAATCCTAGGGACTATGACCAACCCATTCAGCAAGTCATAGTCGAGATGACCGGCTGGGGAGTGGATCACTCCTTTGAGTGCATCGGCAATGTGGAGGTAATGCGTTCTGCCCTGGAATGTGCCCACCGGGGTTGGGGTCAATCTGTGATCATTGGCGTGGCAGGGGCTGGCCAAGAAATTTCCACCAGACCATTCCAGCTTGTTACCGGTCGCAGATGGATGGGTACAGCTTTTGGTGGTGTTAAAGGTCGTTCCCAACTGCCAGGTATGGTAGAACAATCCATGCGGGGGGAAATTGAACTGGCTCCCTTTGTCACCCACACCATGGCCCTCAGCGAGATTAATCAAGCCTTTGACCTCATGCATGAAGGCAAATCGATTCGCAGTGTGATCCACTACTAA
- a CDS encoding single-stranded DNA-binding protein, with translation MNSFVLMATVIREPELRFTKENQTPVCEFLVEFPGMRDDSPKESLKVVGWGNLANTIKETYHPGDRLIIEGRLGMNTVERQEGFKEKRAELTASRISLVDSGNATAPGPFPSPSDEFEPVDVNGGADDIPF, from the coding sequence ATGAACAGTTTTGTTTTAATGGCCACCGTCATTCGGGAGCCGGAATTACGCTTTACCAAAGAAAATCAAACCCCTGTCTGTGAATTCCTAGTGGAGTTCCCCGGTATGAGGGATGATTCCCCCAAGGAAAGTTTGAAAGTGGTTGGTTGGGGAAATTTGGCCAACACCATTAAAGAAACCTACCACCCAGGCGATCGCCTAATTATCGAGGGGCGCTTGGGTATGAACACAGTGGAGCGGCAGGAAGGCTTTAAGGAAAAACGGGCCGAGCTGACTGCCTCCCGCATTAGTTTGGTAGATAGCGGCAACGCCACTGCGCCTGGGCCATTCCCCTCTCCCTCAGATGAATTTGAACCCGTCGATGTCAACGGCGGTGCTGACGATATTCCCTTTTAA
- the tyrS gene encoding tyrosine--tRNA ligase yields MAVNSEPDWLWRGTAEIFPHNADSPNSLENLGVLIQGDRPLRVKLGIDPTGTDIHLGHSIPFRKLRAFQDAGHTAVVIIGDFTAQIGDPTGKSEVRKQLTVEQVKANAESYLAQLKPILDFDTPGRLEIRYNSEWLSNLDLGRILELLSTMTVGQMLAKEGFAERFQKENPIFLHEFLYPLMQGYDSVAVHADVELGGTDQKFNIAVGRDLQRHFGLTPQFGLLLPILLGTDGQQKMSKSLNNYVGLQEDALSMYSKLEKTPDRLLREYFELLTALDLGQLPENPRECQKLLAKEVTAQFHGTESAIAAQKTAEDIVTQGKAANTDSVPEFSLAEISFPVKLAYLLSAGGLCPSSSEGRRQIKGGAVRLDGDRQSDVNQEYQQPEDLDGKVLQVGKKKFIRFTVN; encoded by the coding sequence ATGGCTGTAAATTCTGAACCCGATTGGCTCTGGCGGGGGACGGCGGAAATTTTTCCCCATAATGCTGATTCCCCCAACTCCTTGGAAAATTTGGGGGTTTTAATCCAGGGCGATCGCCCTTTACGGGTGAAGTTGGGTATTGATCCCACGGGCACCGATATCCATCTGGGCCATAGCATTCCCTTTCGCAAATTGCGGGCCTTTCAGGATGCGGGCCACACGGCGGTGGTGATTATTGGCGATTTCACGGCCCAAATTGGCGATCCGACTGGAAAATCGGAGGTGCGAAAACAGTTAACGGTGGAACAAGTTAAAGCCAATGCAGAGAGTTACCTGGCTCAGTTAAAACCAATTCTGGATTTTGATACCCCCGGAAGACTGGAAATCCGCTACAACTCGGAATGGTTGAGTAATTTAGACCTGGGTAGGATTTTAGAACTGCTCTCAACTATGACGGTGGGGCAAATGTTGGCCAAGGAAGGGTTTGCGGAACGTTTCCAAAAGGAAAATCCCATCTTTTTACATGAGTTTCTTTACCCGTTAATGCAGGGTTATGACTCCGTCGCTGTACATGCGGATGTGGAACTGGGGGGTACCGACCAAAAGTTTAATATTGCAGTGGGTCGGGATTTACAAAGGCATTTTGGCCTGACGCCCCAGTTCGGTTTGCTGTTACCAATTTTGCTGGGGACAGACGGACAACAAAAAATGTCTAAGTCCCTGAACAATTATGTGGGCTTACAGGAAGACGCATTGTCCATGTATTCCAAGCTGGAAAAGACGCCCGATCGCCTGTTGAGGGAATATTTTGAGTTATTAACGGCGTTGGATTTAGGCCAGTTGCCGGAAAATCCTCGGGAATGTCAAAAATTATTAGCAAAGGAAGTCACTGCCCAATTCCATGGGACAGAATCGGCGATCGCCGCCCAGAAAACAGCGGAGGATATTGTCACCCAAGGCAAAGCAGCCAATACAGATAGCGTGCCGGAATTTTCCCTCGCAGAAATTAGTTTTCCAGTCAAATTAGCTTATCTATTGAGTGCCGGTGGTTTATGCCCCAGTAGCAGTGAAGGAAGAAGGCAGATTAAAGGGGGAGCAGTGCGCTTAGACGGCGATCGCCAGTCAGATGTTAACCAGGAATACCAACAACCGGAAGATTTGGACGGCAAAGTACTCCAGGTGGGCAAGAAAAAATTTATTCGCTTCACAGTAAATTAG
- a CDS encoding DUF29 domain-containing protein: MVDTKMDQLYEQDYSQWAETMADLLESGKFTELDIENLVEEVRDLSKRERDRLLSSLRLIVHHLLKWDHQPQRRSRSWLGTIERERANIALYLQDSPSLKRYLVDDSLIKIYPTARADGFKETGLEFPEFCPYGIDEVMNRGISLGD; the protein is encoded by the coding sequence ATGGTCGATACCAAAATGGATCAATTATACGAACAAGACTACAGCCAATGGGCAGAAACCATGGCCGATTTACTCGAATCAGGTAAGTTTACAGAACTTGATATCGAAAATTTGGTGGAGGAGGTGCGGGATTTGTCCAAGCGGGAAAGGGACCGCCTGTTGAGTAGTTTGCGGTTGATTGTCCATCATTTACTGAAGTGGGATCATCAACCCCAACGGCGATCACGCAGTTGGCTAGGAACGATTGAGCGGGAAAGGGCTAATATTGCTCTCTACTTACAGGATAGTCCCAGTTTAAAGCGTTATTTGGTTGATGATTCTCTAATCAAAATTTATCCGACCGCCCGGGCCGATGGGTTCAAGGAAACGGGGTTGGAGTTTCCTGAATTTTGCCCTTATGGCATTGATGAAGTAATGAATCGTGGCATTTCTCTGGGTGACTGA
- a CDS encoding Txe/YoeB family addiction module toxin, with product MKEVVLDPQAIEDIKWWIQQDKKLALKIMELIETLPKSPFAGKGKPEKLRFNLSGFWSRRITQEHRLVYEVTDDFIRVVSCRYHYR from the coding sequence ATGAAGGAAGTTGTTTTAGATCCGCAGGCAATTGAAGATATAAAGTGGTGGATTCAACAAGATAAAAAGTTAGCGTTAAAAATCATGGAATTAATTGAGACGCTACCAAAATCACCTTTTGCCGGCAAAGGAAAACCAGAAAAACTTCGTTTTAATTTGTCAGGTTTTTGGTCACGGCGCATTACTCAAGAGCATCGCCTAGTTTACGAAGTCACCGATGATTTCATTCGTGTTGTCAGTTGTCGTTATCATTACCGATAG
- a CDS encoding radical SAM/SPASM domain-containing protein, translated as MLFKDKIKQILKDKIVFQNLYGAYQKIKEVQYSLSNLIKRTIESIKYANKPNYLYIEPINICNANCIFCAYQYDKREKKIQSFEGIQSVLKDYVESGGKSVDLTPFAGEIFINPEIISIIKKISSFREIQHISAYTNASLLHNVDLNELMQSGLTSLHVSVSPLDKKAYSKIYRSNFYSRVLKNIKNLLIVFGNSKNKTIKKIEISFRSDRSLKECKELPDYLEYVQPYLSKNVTVTSMSCFDSWSEMIQDEDLLPGMKLLHTKLSGKIEPCSRIYNTQILVDGSIRLCGCRFDNNASEDELYIGNISSIGLLDAYNSPKAQQIRNSFQEGKLLKICQHCSWYNK; from the coding sequence ATGTTATTTAAAGACAAAATAAAGCAAATATTAAAAGACAAAATAGTCTTTCAAAATTTATATGGAGCTTATCAAAAAATAAAAGAAGTTCAATATTCACTATCAAATCTAATCAAGAGAACGATAGAGTCGATAAAATACGCTAATAAACCAAACTATTTGTATATTGAACCTATTAATATTTGCAATGCTAATTGTATATTTTGTGCATATCAGTATGATAAGCGTGAAAAAAAAATTCAATCATTTGAAGGAATACAATCAGTTCTAAAAGATTATGTGGAAAGTGGAGGAAAATCTGTTGATTTAACTCCTTTTGCAGGAGAAATTTTTATCAATCCAGAAATTATTTCAATTATCAAAAAAATCAGTTCCTTTAGAGAAATTCAGCACATAAGTGCTTATACTAATGCGTCTTTACTTCATAATGTGGACTTAAATGAACTAATGCAATCTGGATTAACAAGCCTTCACGTTTCAGTGTCCCCTTTAGATAAAAAAGCTTATTCAAAAATTTATCGTTCTAATTTTTATTCAAGGGTTCTCAAAAATATCAAAAATTTGTTGATTGTATTTGGAAACTCTAAAAATAAAACTATTAAAAAAATTGAAATTAGTTTTAGATCTGATAGATCATTAAAGGAATGTAAAGAGTTACCTGATTATCTGGAATATGTCCAACCTTATCTATCAAAAAATGTTACTGTTACATCAATGTCATGCTTTGATTCTTGGTCAGAAATGATACAGGATGAAGATCTATTACCAGGAATGAAATTACTTCATACTAAATTGTCCGGAAAAATTGAGCCGTGCTCACGCATATATAATACCCAAATATTAGTAGATGGTTCCATAAGGCTGTGTGGTTGTCGATTTGACAATAATGCTAGTGAGGATGAACTGTATATAGGCAATATTTCAAGCATAGGATTATTAGACGCTTATAATTCTCCAAAAGCTCAACAAATCAGAAATAGCTTTCAAGAAGGTAAACTCCTTAAAATTTGTCAACATTGTAGTTGGTATAACAAATAA
- a CDS encoding aspartate aminotransferase family protein — protein sequence MTYSPVVDPVEPQAFAVTDLSTAAEFKTEDFDAYVMKTYGRFPIAIARGQGSTLWDTQGKSYLDFVAGIATCTLGHAHPALINAVSEQIQKLHHVSNLYYIPEQGELAKWIVNHSCADRVFFCNSGAEANEAAIKLVRKYAHTVLDFLEQPVILTAKASFHGRTLATITATGQPKYQQYFDPLVPGFDYVPYNDIRSLENKVADLDEGNSRVAAIFLEPLQGEGGVRPGDLDYFKRVRDICDQNDILLVFDEVQVGVGRTGKLWGYEHLGVEPDIFTSAKGLAGGIPIGAMMCKKFCDVFEPGNHASTFGGNPFACAAGLAVLKTIEGDRLLDNVQARGEQLRSGLADIKNQYPTLFTEVRGWGLINGLEISAESSLTSIDIVKVAMEEGLLLAPAGPKVLRFVPPLVVTEAEIAQAVKILQKAIATLV from the coding sequence GTGACCTATTCCCCTGTTGTTGACCCCGTCGAACCCCAAGCTTTTGCCGTGACCGACCTATCCACTGCCGCTGAGTTTAAAACCGAAGATTTTGATGCCTATGTGATGAAAACCTATGGGCGTTTTCCCATTGCGATCGCCAGGGGCCAGGGAAGTACTTTATGGGATACCCAGGGCAAAAGTTATCTTGATTTTGTCGCTGGCATTGCCACCTGTACCCTCGGCCACGCCCATCCAGCCCTAATTAATGCAGTTTCTGAGCAAATTCAAAAGCTCCACCACGTCTCAAATCTATACTACATTCCTGAGCAGGGAGAGCTGGCTAAATGGATTGTGAACCACTCCTGTGCGGACCGGGTTTTCTTTTGTAACTCCGGGGCAGAGGCCAACGAAGCTGCGATTAAATTGGTGCGAAAATATGCCCACACCGTTCTAGATTTCCTGGAACAGCCCGTTATTCTCACCGCCAAAGCTAGTTTCCACGGCCGCACCTTGGCCACCATCACCGCCACAGGCCAACCGAAATATCAGCAGTATTTTGATCCCCTGGTGCCGGGCTTTGATTACGTGCCCTACAACGATATTCGCTCCTTGGAAAATAAGGTGGCAGATTTAGACGAAGGTAATAGTCGGGTGGCGGCCATTTTCCTGGAACCATTACAAGGGGAAGGGGGAGTCCGCCCCGGAGATTTGGATTATTTCAAAAGGGTGCGGGACATTTGTGACCAAAACGATATTTTGCTGGTCTTCGACGAAGTGCAGGTGGGGGTAGGACGCACCGGCAAGTTGTGGGGCTACGAACATCTGGGGGTAGAGCCAGACATTTTCACCAGTGCTAAGGGCCTAGCCGGGGGCATTCCCATCGGGGCAATGATGTGCAAAAAATTCTGTGACGTGTTTGAGCCGGGTAACCATGCCAGTACCTTTGGCGGCAATCCCTTTGCCTGTGCCGCTGGGCTAGCGGTGTTAAAAACCATCGAGGGCGATCGCCTGTTGGACAATGTCCAGGCCCGGGGGGAACAGCTACGGAGTGGCTTGGCGGACATTAAAAATCAATATCCCACACTCTTTACCGAAGTCCGGGGTTGGGGCTTGATCAACGGCTTGGAAATTAGCGCCGAAAGTTCTCTCACTTCCATAGACATCGTTAAGGTTGCCATGGAAGAAGGACTACTACTGGCTCCCGCTGGCCCGAAGGTGTTACGGTTTGTGCCACCCTTGGTGGTAACGGAAGCAGAAATTGCCCAGGCAGTGAAAATTCTGCAAAAGGCGATCGCCACTTTGGTTTGA